The proteins below come from a single Aegilops tauschii subsp. strangulata cultivar AL8/78 chromosome 6, Aet v6.0, whole genome shotgun sequence genomic window:
- the LOC141026043 gene encoding uncharacterized protein — protein MLEIMQHMGFDDKCLGWMETIFGSGVSSVLLNGVPGRKFQCKCVEIMQHMGFDDKCLGWMETIFGSGVSSVLLNGVPGRKFQCKCGVRQGDPLSPLIFVLAADLLQAAVNDAFARRLIDLPIPCNRGSDFPVVQYADDTILVMPAYPNLATRMKTILEDYAASVGLKINFHKSTLIPMNIDPQRAAELAQVFGCSVGSLPFTYLGLPMGTTRRTLLELMPLVHGVERKMSTTLSLLSSGAKLTLVNSVVTSMLIYAMCTIKLRPKVIEHLDKLRRYCLWAKDIEDGVKNNSLAAWELVCRPKSKGGLGIIDIKTQNVALLLKHLFKFYNHDGVPWVTLIWDAYYTGKIPHAMDPSWLLLVA, from the coding sequence ATGTTGGAGATCATGCAACACATGGGGTTTGATGACAAGTGCCTGGGTTGGATGGAAACTATTTTTGGCTCTGGTGTTTCTTCTGTGCTCCTTAATGGGGTTCCTGGCAGAAAGTTTCAATGCAAATGTGTGGAGATCATGCAACACATGGGGTTTGATGACAAGTGCCTGGGTTGGATGGAAACTATTTTTGGCTCTGGTGTTTCTTCTGTGCTCCTTAATGGGGTTCCTGGCAGAAAGTTTCAATGCAAATGTGGGGTGCGGCAAGGAGATCCCCTATCACCACTGATTTTTGTCCTCGCCGCTGATCTTCTCCAAGCTGCAGTCAACGATGCTTTTGCTCGACGTCTCATAGACCTGCCCATCCCATGCAATCGCGGTAGTGATTTCCCGGTGGTGCAGTATGCGGACGACACCATTCTGGTGATGCCAGCCTACCCTAATCTAGCTACCCGCATGAAAACCATCTTAGAGGACTATGCTGCATCGGTTGGCTTGAAAATCAACTTTCACAAGTCCACGTTGATTCCCATGAACATTGACCCGCAGCGCGCTGCAGAGTTGGCGCAGGTGTTTGGCTGCTCGGTCGGCTCGCTTCCGTTCACATACCTGGGCCTCCCCATGGGCACGACGAGGCGAACGTTGCTGGAGCTCATGCCACTTGTGCATGGAGTGGAAAGGAAAATGTCCACAACACTGTCTCTGCTGTCGTCAGGGGCCAAACTCACTTTGGTCAATTCAGTTGTGACGTCAATGCTAATCTATGCCATGTGCACGATTAAATTGCGCCCCAAAGTGATTGAACACCTTGATAAACTGCGCAGATACTGTCTTTGGGCTAAAGACATTGAGGATGGAGTAAAAAATAATTCATTGGCAGCTTGGGAGCTTGTTTGTAGACCTAAAAGTAAAGGTGGACTCGGGATCATTGACATCAAAACCCAGAATGTGGCCCTCCTACTGAAACATCTCTTTAAGTTCTATAACCACGATGGCGTCCCCTGGGTGACCTTGATCTGGGATGCTTACTACACGGGCAAGATTCCGCATGCAATGGATCCCAGTTggctccttctggtggcgtgA